One genomic segment of Desulfocapsa sulfexigens DSM 10523 includes these proteins:
- a CDS encoding Hpt domain-containing protein, with protein sequence MKDLKWNKEFALEQAADDEELLQELIVIFKESSTSDLAKLKQGIASGDAVTGRASAHSIKGAAASLGFEGIREVSAAMEADCRDGSLVVATELLPKLEQLLILLQKM encoded by the coding sequence ATGAAAGATTTGAAATGGAATAAGGAATTTGCCCTGGAACAGGCGGCGGATGATGAGGAACTTTTACAGGAATTAATTGTGATATTTAAAGAATCATCCACCTCAGACCTGGCAAAGCTCAAGCAGGGAATTGCAAGTGGGGATGCTGTTACGGGAAGAGCAAGTGCCCACTCCATAAAAGGGGCTGCCGCAAGCCTTGGTTTTGAAGGTATTCGAGAAGTTTCAGCAGCAATGGAGGCTGATTGTCGTGATGGTTCACTGGTGGTTGCCACTGAACTGCTCCCAAAGCTTGAACAGCTCCTTATTCTTCTACAGAAGATGTGA
- a CDS encoding sigma-70 family RNA polymerase sigma factor, protein MTSKNESDIKKDSEENREVKPHEHPLVAMPEDTNLPTVSNPALHRYLQEISQYELLTREETDELAIQFREDGNQDAAYRLVSANLRLVVKVAMDFQKYWMQNFMDLIQEGNVGLVQATKKFDPYRGVKFSYYAAYWIRAYILKFIMDNWRLVKIGTTQAQRKLFFSLNKEKKLLEAQGFKPEVKLLAERLKVKESEVIEMSQRMDSWDVSLESPVRSDSEDEQKSFIPSDGPAIEDVVAGEQMKEKLSDLLKVLKVKLNDKERMILEERLLTDEPLTLQTIADRFGISRERVRQIEVNLLKKMKKYLEIEMPDIVDFFDGKRMVQKV, encoded by the coding sequence ATGACCTCAAAGAACGAAAGCGATATAAAAAAGGATTCAGAAGAAAATAGGGAAGTAAAACCGCATGAGCATCCTCTGGTAGCGATGCCCGAAGATACTAATCTTCCAACTGTCAGCAACCCGGCTCTTCATAGATATCTCCAGGAGATCAGTCAGTATGAGCTTCTTACAAGGGAAGAGACAGATGAGCTTGCGATTCAGTTTCGGGAAGATGGTAATCAGGATGCTGCTTATCGACTGGTCTCTGCTAATCTGCGTCTTGTGGTAAAAGTAGCAATGGATTTCCAAAAGTACTGGATGCAGAATTTTATGGACCTGATACAGGAAGGAAATGTTGGCCTGGTCCAGGCTACCAAAAAGTTTGATCCCTACCGAGGTGTCAAGTTTTCATACTATGCAGCATATTGGATTCGTGCCTATATCCTTAAGTTTATCATGGATAACTGGCGTCTTGTGAAAATTGGGACTACTCAGGCCCAGCGCAAATTGTTCTTTTCTCTGAACAAAGAAAAAAAGCTTCTAGAGGCTCAGGGTTTTAAACCTGAGGTCAAACTTCTCGCTGAACGATTAAAGGTTAAAGAGAGTGAAGTTATCGAGATGAGTCAGCGAATGGACAGTTGGGATGTTTCCCTCGAAAGTCCAGTACGTTCAGATTCTGAAGATGAACAGAAAAGTTTTATACCATCGGACGGACCGGCAATCGAAGATGTTGTTGCCGGTGAACAGATGAAAGAGAAACTTTCTGATCTCTTAAAGGTTCTTAAGGTAAAGTTGAATGATAAGGAAAGGATGATTCTTGAAGAAAGACTGCTAACAGATGAGCCACTGACTCTTCAGACGATAGCTGATCGCTTTGGTATTTCGAGAGAACGTGTCCGGCAAATAGAGGTTAATTTGCTCAAGAAGATGAAGAAATATCTGGAAATTGAAATGCCAGATATTGTAGATTTTTTCGATGGGAAACGAATGGTGCAAAAGGTATGA
- the purD gene encoding phosphoribosylamine--glycine ligase → MKVLVVGSGGREHALVWKIHQSTRVNKIFCAPGNAGIKRMAECVDISVTDVDALVAFAKEQEIDLTVIGPEMSLTVGVVDAFEKEGLRIFGPTRDAAILEGSKVFTKEFLKKYDIPTAQFKVFKDSKKAKKYIDKCGAPLVVKADGLAAGKGVIVASTVKEAKAAVDLIMRDKAFGEAGNKLIVEQCLTGEEASFIAFTDGKTVLPLPTSQDHKAAYEGDKGPNTGGMGAYSPAPVVTEKIADYVMEKVMLPTIQGMAAEGRPYKGMLYAGLMIDGDDVQVLEFNCRFGDPEAQPLLMRLKSDVVDIFEAVIDGRLDQVEMKIDPRPTVCVVMASGGYPGSYESGKVIRGLKKASDVTGVVVFHAGTDVRNGRVISAGGRVLGVTAVAKDLEKAIAAAYKATEMIEWTGSFYRTDIGAKALKKRMEIDAKPLVGIVMGSDSDLPVMQAAADFLTYIGIPWEMTVASAHRTPERAASFAATAQGRGLKLIIAGAGMAAHLAGVLAAHTDLPVIGVPLDASPLRGMDALLATVQMPPGIPVATMGIGKPGAKNAAVLAARILALGDKELSKRVSNYKITMAREVEEKAKRIGL, encoded by the coding sequence ATGAAGGTTCTTGTCGTTGGATCGGGAGGTCGTGAGCATGCACTGGTATGGAAAATCCACCAGAGTACACGGGTTAATAAAATTTTCTGTGCCCCAGGAAATGCCGGAATAAAAAGAATGGCCGAATGTGTCGATATCAGCGTTACTGACGTTGATGCTCTGGTAGCCTTCGCAAAAGAACAGGAAATTGATTTAACAGTTATCGGTCCTGAGATGTCATTAACCGTAGGTGTGGTCGATGCCTTTGAAAAAGAGGGACTCCGCATTTTTGGTCCAACTCGGGATGCCGCAATCTTAGAGGGCAGTAAAGTTTTCACAAAAGAATTTCTGAAAAAATATGATATCCCCACTGCTCAATTCAAGGTTTTTAAGGATTCCAAAAAAGCCAAAAAATATATCGACAAATGTGGTGCTCCCCTCGTCGTTAAGGCCGATGGACTTGCTGCCGGGAAAGGTGTAATTGTTGCATCTACTGTGAAAGAGGCCAAGGCCGCGGTAGATCTAATCATGCGCGATAAGGCCTTTGGAGAAGCTGGAAATAAACTGATTGTTGAACAATGTTTAACGGGAGAGGAGGCATCATTTATTGCCTTTACAGATGGGAAAACTGTTCTTCCTCTGCCGACTTCACAGGATCACAAGGCTGCATATGAAGGGGATAAAGGGCCAAATACCGGAGGGATGGGGGCCTATTCGCCGGCTCCCGTAGTCACAGAGAAAATAGCTGACTACGTTATGGAGAAGGTTATGCTGCCGACTATTCAGGGGATGGCAGCAGAAGGCCGTCCCTATAAAGGAATGCTCTATGCCGGATTGATGATTGACGGTGATGATGTACAGGTTCTCGAATTTAACTGTCGTTTTGGTGATCCTGAAGCGCAGCCATTGCTCATGCGATTAAAGAGTGATGTCGTTGATATTTTCGAGGCTGTTATTGATGGTCGCCTTGATCAGGTTGAAATGAAGATAGATCCAAGACCCACGGTATGTGTGGTTATGGCATCTGGCGGATACCCCGGAAGTTATGAATCAGGTAAGGTTATTCGAGGTCTGAAAAAGGCTTCCGATGTCACTGGTGTTGTTGTTTTTCATGCAGGAACCGATGTTAGAAACGGCCGGGTCATTTCTGCAGGGGGACGTGTTCTTGGGGTAACAGCGGTTGCTAAGGATCTAGAAAAAGCGATAGCAGCTGCCTATAAGGCAACGGAGATGATAGAATGGACTGGTTCTTTCTATCGCACAGACATTGGAGCGAAGGCTTTGAAGAAAAGAATGGAAATTGATGCAAAACCTCTTGTTGGCATCGTAATGGGAAGTGACTCAGATCTTCCGGTCATGCAGGCTGCAGCAGACTTTTTAACCTACATTGGGATTCCCTGGGAAATGACCGTAGCCTCGGCTCACCGTACGCCCGAACGCGCTGCAAGCTTTGCTGCAACAGCTCAGGGTCGAGGTTTGAAACTCATTATAGCCGGGGCAGGAATGGCTGCTCACCTGGCAGGAGTCCTTGCAGCACATACTGACCTACCCGTTATTGGTGTGCCCCTTGATGCCTCGCCCCTCAGAGGTATGGATGCACTTCTTGCAACAGTTCAAATGCCACCGGGAATTCCTGTTGCCACAATGGGGATCGGTAAACCCGGTGCCAAAAACGCTGCGGTGCTTGCAGCTAGGATCCTAGCTCTTGGTGACAAAGAGCTGAGTAAGAGAGTATCAAACTATAAAATTACCATGGCCAGGGAAGTAGAGGAAAAAGCGAAACGAATTGGCCTGTAA
- a CDS encoding L-threonylcarbamoyladenylate synthase gives MQPTEHDYEYALQCLKQGGIVAYPTETFYGLAVDPENEQAITDLYALKKREEQKAISLIIPDVTHLLSLVSLVPNGYKGLMNSFWPGPLTLIFSARKHIPSILTGGTNTLALRVSSHPVAMKLAESWGGALTTTSANISGEEALATAEDVHTVFGDRVSCVLDGGPTPGGQGSTIVHCTDDTMECRIIREGVISHEQLSQHLPSHYTVCK, from the coding sequence GTGCAACCTACCGAGCATGACTATGAATACGCTTTGCAGTGTCTGAAGCAGGGTGGCATTGTAGCCTATCCGACAGAAACCTTTTATGGCCTGGCCGTTGATCCTGAAAACGAACAGGCCATAACTGATCTCTATGCCTTAAAAAAAAGGGAAGAACAAAAGGCTATTTCCCTTATCATTCCAGATGTGACACATCTCTTATCTCTTGTGTCTTTAGTCCCTAATGGATACAAGGGGCTGATGAATTCTTTCTGGCCTGGTCCTCTAACACTTATTTTCTCTGCCAGAAAACATATTCCATCGATTCTCACCGGTGGGACGAATACCCTGGCTCTTCGGGTATCCTCACATCCCGTTGCTATGAAATTGGCAGAATCCTGGGGGGGAGCACTGACGACCACCAGTGCCAACATAAGTGGAGAAGAGGCACTTGCTACGGCAGAGGATGTGCATACAGTGTTTGGGGACAGGGTGTCCTGTGTTCTGGATGGTGGACCGACGCCTGGAGGGCAGGGATCAACAATCGTCCACTGTACAGACGATACCATGGAGTGCAGAATCATACGGGAGGGTGTAATTAGTCACGAACAGTTATCTCAGCACTTACCATCTCATTATACCGTTTGCAAATGA
- a CDS encoding DegT/DnrJ/EryC1/StrS family aminotransferase — protein MKIPLLDLGSQLLPLRDEIITAVTNVVDSTTYIQGPEVLGLEQEIAQYCNVSTATGVSSGTDALLVALMALGIGPGDRVLTTSYSFFATMGVILRCGALPVFADINEESFNIDPVAMAAILEADTEKTIKAIIPVHLYGQCADMEAIMALGEQYGVPIVEDAAQAIGAEYPNSAGEWIRSGTMGIAGCFSFFPSKNLGGIGDGGMVVSNDSSFDKLLKMLRNHGANPKYYHAMIGGNFRLDPIQATVLRIKLKHLEKWHKARRTNAAVYDRMFSETTLITDKNLTTPVAVYKNVADTNLSGTEHNYHIYNQYVIRVENRDALLKWLRSHDIGCEIYYPLCLHEQECLEGIIERPSLPHAEKAARTTIALPIYPELTEEMQKHIVDTIVAFYQG, from the coding sequence ATGAAAATTCCATTATTAGATCTTGGTAGCCAACTGCTACCGTTACGTGATGAGATTATTACTGCAGTAACAAATGTTGTCGATTCGACGACGTATATTCAGGGTCCCGAGGTGCTCGGTCTGGAACAGGAAATAGCTCAATACTGCAACGTATCTACTGCCACTGGTGTATCAAGTGGTACCGACGCTCTTCTTGTTGCTCTTATGGCACTTGGTATTGGTCCGGGTGATCGAGTTTTGACTACCTCCTACTCTTTTTTTGCCACCATGGGGGTGATTTTACGTTGTGGAGCATTACCCGTATTTGCTGACATCAATGAGGAGTCTTTTAATATTGATCCCGTTGCCATGGCCGCGATTTTAGAAGCTGATACTGAGAAAACAATTAAGGCAATTATTCCGGTGCATCTTTATGGCCAATGTGCTGATATGGAGGCCATAATGGCACTCGGAGAGCAATATGGTGTGCCAATAGTTGAGGATGCAGCACAGGCAATCGGCGCAGAATATCCGAATTCTGCCGGTGAATGGATACGCAGTGGTACCATGGGGATTGCTGGGTGTTTTTCCTTCTTTCCAAGCAAAAATCTCGGGGGAATTGGCGATGGAGGAATGGTTGTCAGTAATGATTCTTCTTTTGACAAACTCCTCAAAATGCTCCGTAACCACGGAGCAAATCCCAAATATTATCATGCCATGATTGGGGGAAATTTCAGGCTTGATCCAATTCAGGCAACGGTTCTGCGGATTAAGCTAAAACATCTTGAAAAATGGCATAAAGCCAGAAGAACAAATGCCGCCGTTTATGACAGAATGTTTTCCGAGACAACTCTGATCACTGATAAAAACCTTACAACACCTGTGGCTGTTTACAAAAACGTCGCGGACACAAACCTCTCTGGCACTGAACATAACTATCACATTTATAATCAGTATGTTATCCGTGTTGAGAACAGAGATGCTCTTTTGAAATGGCTTCGTTCTCATGATATTGGCTGTGAAATATACTATCCACTATGCCTACATGAACAGGAATGTCTGGAGGGAATCATCGAAAGGCCGAGTTTACCTCATGCTGAAAAGGCAGCCAGAACGACCATTGCACTTCCAATTTATCCTGAATTGACTGAAGAAATGCAAAAACACATTGTTGATACGATTGTCGCGTTTTACCAGGGTTAA
- a CDS encoding TetR/AcrR family transcriptional regulator, whose translation MKAANKHSKIIHAATKVFAKKGFFNARISDIAKEAKVADGTIYLYFNNKFDILISVFEEEIGALIEQVKKLLAAEDDPRKMLEIFAQKHLTVMKKNKNLAEVIQIELRQSAKLIKDYRNNKFSEYVNIISSIIKLGQEQNIYRSSIRPGIAKRAFFGALDEISRIWTVGVTTEYTVEETTQQVLEIFLCGILEPEAALR comes from the coding sequence ATGAAAGCAGCAAATAAGCATTCTAAAATTATTCACGCCGCCACCAAAGTTTTCGCAAAAAAAGGATTCTTTAATGCAAGGATATCTGATATTGCTAAAGAAGCCAAGGTTGCCGATGGTACTATCTATCTCTACTTCAATAATAAATTTGACATCCTTATTTCAGTTTTTGAAGAAGAGATAGGAGCTTTGATTGAACAGGTTAAAAAACTTCTCGCTGCAGAAGACGATCCTCGAAAAATGCTCGAAATATTTGCCCAAAAACACCTGACGGTTATGAAAAAAAATAAAAATCTGGCGGAAGTTATCCAGATAGAGCTGAGACAGAGTGCTAAACTCATCAAAGACTATCGCAACAACAAATTCAGTGAGTATGTAAATATAATCTCTTCAATAATCAAACTTGGCCAGGAACAGAATATTTATCGCTCTTCCATTCGTCCAGGCATAGCTAAACGTGCCTTCTTTGGTGCACTCGATGAGATATCACGGATATGGACCGTTGGGGTCACAACAGAATACACCGTTGAAGAAACGACTCAACAGGTACTTGAGATTTTTCTCTGTGGAATCCTGGAACCCGAGGCAGCCCTACGGTAA
- the greA gene encoding transcription elongation factor GreA, with translation MVMRVPMSKTGYIALKEELNNLERVERHVVVKAIEIAREHGDLKENAEYHAAKERQGMIEGRIMDLKDKLGRAEVIDCTKVSCERAVFGTVVELLDLDTDEEVTYQLLGSEEADVKKGSISVFSPLGKSLLGKEVGDDVTAVTPGGTREFEVISIRPSSFS, from the coding sequence ATGGTAATGCGCGTTCCGATGTCAAAAACAGGATATATTGCATTAAAAGAAGAATTAAACAATCTTGAACGCGTTGAGAGGCATGTTGTTGTTAAGGCCATTGAGATTGCACGAGAGCACGGCGATCTCAAAGAAAATGCAGAATATCATGCTGCCAAGGAACGTCAGGGGATGATTGAAGGCCGGATCATGGATCTAAAGGATAAGCTTGGTCGTGCCGAGGTGATCGATTGTACAAAAGTTTCCTGTGAGAGAGCAGTGTTTGGTACCGTTGTTGAACTCCTTGATCTTGATACTGACGAGGAGGTTACCTACCAGTTGCTTGGCTCTGAGGAAGCTGACGTAAAGAAGGGCTCAATATCAGTTTTTTCGCCACTTGGGAAGAGTCTCCTTGGTAAAGAAGTAGGTGATGATGTTACTGCTGTAACACCAGGAGGAACCAGGGAATTTGAGGTGATTTCTATCCGTCCCTCTTCCTTCAGTTGA
- a CDS encoding tetratricopeptide repeat protein, giving the protein MASPPGPSLVVQSDTVEPAWMQLWKRARAASSNGDNVESVALYRKLFVEKPFIEEALREYVILLMELGEWKEAGQVIHKLLEIDSASPEYLVYGGRIALVQKHYELAAKYMGQVYTMSPDGPWALEALNAQIHALQKLDRMDMAYPLMEQLYLLVPHDEHLIRQLARFSKERGDNEKALNYYSTLLTEFDGTDRDYLESIPLFEASNNDEMLVSSWRGYLKFHPFYLPFHKKLSTYYIENNLEHKALTHLLIRIAHGEETPLLFLQTGKVFLYHEGRPDKALFYYDEYRKRNPGDTEVISEIKRIQAILANDLLVIVENEGAWNLWRDLAKVIPDRLAVYYSMAEQLEALDKKSELLEVLEIIHEHNPGDQEILFKLAGLYYNKGVYSLAIEALDSLEADFQRGKDYFILRASIAEKRNDEYSTLNYYKRYLGEAPDDYPVLFKGLQLAGKTGHIDLLHSFYAMLPEKSLNGSVFKKGSFLYGEALIANNLFTLASDFYRNFREMCELSSGEKEVVADALITVLQSEGQYFEAEQQLRLRLISEDDSAKILQRLIKTNLLNRDWDNAWKWYEYLVLDTKESRSDDKSGEERDFLTKIQILQMSGQTEVAIELLEDYLNTHKADCGDQEALCPELKALVAELYFQNGEYRKAQKIIDKLLHSTHDKPNLLTLSMLIDEKQNEGQHGSILRTIEDQPASVYLDTAYTLENYKAFSTALLVCEKYLVSNPLSLRARVLKARLLKSLGDNFGALSMFQQLSSEYPNEYGFKQNYLELQFKSAKFTDLIEELAPVWKTVKSGESSLSVRKMVPEISSLPVGQQLLLARSFWADKRFEDALLLYGSLVNPPVEQEFSNKISSMNIELTLPVPEKTFFNIITFTHPAEPDRLTVVMSPQFYRKYIREPEVRVATEFYPAYRWQQIVIRELSVRKAMVDGNYYQAMNEYQEIIEENQSAENLFDLAGVYSRLGFLGKEAALYEILKKESPGYPDLDEASQRNSLKRLPQIAPFFSMDAKDEREEHYDIRQRSGGIQAWFMPSFNHEILFNAKRSYSESLDVEDDLWHDHLEAILKWSPIYDLDFKVALGVASPDDYYSNTFLYDFQVNGRIGDGVRGYLGVSQNIVEDSVEALKKGINEKGYVAGVRLDLLPRLFGGADYLFTEYSDGNYQNRYELWSSYIIHSEPTLLQFRYGYEYSHNGEGNRPKDYNYPSGFSVLDHPYWSPREYWQHLFTLSFEHQLADDILGRGAPSYYTIEYSFGYEMGGYDNHEVKAQIFLEMSRHFLLNGRVEYISGADVQNIGFVGSVIYRW; this is encoded by the coding sequence TTGGCATCCCCCCCCGGTCCTTCCCTGGTGGTTCAGAGTGACACCGTAGAACCTGCATGGATGCAGCTTTGGAAACGTGCCAGAGCTGCATCATCAAACGGAGATAATGTAGAATCGGTTGCCCTGTACCGTAAACTATTTGTTGAGAAACCTTTTATTGAAGAGGCTCTTCGTGAGTATGTGATTTTATTGATGGAACTCGGAGAGTGGAAAGAGGCCGGACAGGTTATTCATAAACTTCTTGAAATTGACTCCGCCTCACCTGAGTATTTGGTTTATGGCGGAAGAATTGCGCTGGTTCAGAAACACTATGAACTGGCAGCTAAATATATGGGACAGGTTTATACAATGTCTCCAGATGGTCCATGGGCTCTTGAAGCGCTTAATGCTCAAATCCACGCTTTGCAGAAACTTGATCGAATGGATATGGCATATCCTTTAATGGAGCAACTCTATCTGCTGGTTCCACACGATGAACATTTAATTCGACAGCTTGCTCGTTTCAGTAAAGAACGTGGGGACAATGAGAAGGCTTTAAATTATTATAGTACGTTACTCACAGAATTTGATGGCACGGATCGCGACTACCTGGAAAGCATTCCCCTGTTTGAGGCAAGTAATAATGACGAAATGCTTGTATCCAGCTGGCGTGGATATCTGAAATTCCATCCTTTCTATCTCCCTTTTCATAAAAAACTCTCCACCTACTATATTGAAAATAATCTTGAGCATAAGGCCTTAACTCATCTTCTTATTCGAATAGCTCATGGTGAAGAGACACCATTACTTTTTTTACAGACGGGTAAGGTATTTCTTTATCATGAGGGACGTCCAGATAAAGCCCTTTTTTATTACGATGAATATCGAAAAAGAAATCCAGGGGACACTGAAGTTATCTCTGAAATAAAGAGGATTCAGGCAATACTTGCTAATGATCTCCTTGTTATTGTAGAAAATGAGGGTGCCTGGAACCTCTGGCGTGATCTTGCCAAAGTTATTCCCGACCGTCTTGCTGTCTATTATTCCATGGCTGAACAGTTAGAGGCTTTAGATAAAAAAAGTGAACTCCTTGAAGTCCTTGAGATTATTCATGAACATAATCCCGGAGACCAGGAGATCTTGTTTAAGCTTGCCGGTCTTTATTACAATAAAGGCGTATATTCATTGGCAATTGAGGCCCTTGATAGCTTGGAAGCTGATTTTCAAAGAGGGAAGGACTATTTCATACTGCGTGCGAGTATTGCAGAGAAGCGGAATGATGAATATTCAACTCTTAACTATTACAAAAGATACCTTGGTGAGGCCCCTGATGATTATCCCGTTTTGTTTAAGGGGCTGCAGCTTGCCGGCAAAACAGGTCATATAGATCTGTTACATTCCTTTTATGCCATGCTTCCTGAAAAGTCTCTTAACGGTTCTGTTTTTAAGAAGGGGAGTTTTTTATATGGTGAGGCTTTAATTGCAAACAACTTGTTCACCTTGGCAAGCGACTTTTATCGTAACTTTCGAGAGATGTGTGAACTCTCCAGTGGTGAAAAAGAGGTCGTAGCTGATGCACTGATTACGGTGCTTCAATCAGAGGGCCAGTACTTTGAAGCTGAACAGCAATTGCGGTTGCGTTTAATATCTGAAGATGATTCAGCGAAAATACTGCAACGGTTAATAAAGACCAACCTTCTTAATCGCGATTGGGACAATGCCTGGAAGTGGTATGAGTACTTGGTGCTGGATACAAAGGAATCACGATCAGATGACAAATCAGGAGAGGAACGTGATTTTTTAACGAAAATTCAGATTCTCCAGATGTCAGGACAGACGGAAGTTGCTATTGAGTTGTTAGAGGATTATCTGAATACTCATAAGGCCGACTGTGGTGACCAGGAGGCCTTGTGTCCAGAACTGAAAGCCTTAGTTGCAGAACTGTATTTCCAGAATGGAGAATACAGAAAGGCACAGAAAATTATAGATAAACTCCTTCATTCGACTCATGATAAACCGAATTTGTTAACACTTTCCATGCTGATCGATGAAAAACAGAATGAAGGGCAACATGGATCAATCCTGAGAACTATTGAAGACCAGCCTGCCTCTGTTTATCTTGATACTGCATACACTTTGGAAAATTATAAAGCCTTTTCTACTGCTTTGCTTGTATGCGAAAAATATCTAGTGAGCAATCCTCTCTCTCTTAGGGCTCGAGTCCTTAAAGCGAGACTGTTGAAATCCCTTGGTGATAATTTTGGTGCTCTTAGCATGTTTCAGCAGCTTTCCAGCGAGTATCCAAATGAGTATGGTTTTAAACAGAATTATCTGGAATTACAGTTTAAGAGTGCCAAATTTACGGATCTCATAGAAGAATTAGCTCCTGTGTGGAAAACAGTAAAGAGCGGCGAAAGCAGTCTAAGTGTTCGTAAGATGGTTCCTGAAATTTCTTCTCTACCTGTGGGGCAGCAGTTATTACTGGCACGTTCATTCTGGGCAGATAAAAGATTTGAAGACGCATTGCTTCTTTATGGATCCCTTGTTAACCCACCAGTCGAACAGGAATTTTCCAACAAGATTTCCAGTATGAATATAGAACTCACTCTGCCTGTTCCTGAAAAAACATTTTTTAATATCATTACTTTTACCCATCCAGCCGAACCTGATCGTCTCACAGTCGTTATGAGCCCACAGTTTTATCGTAAATATATACGAGAACCTGAAGTAAGGGTAGCTACAGAATTTTATCCGGCATATCGATGGCAGCAAATTGTCATTCGCGAACTTTCTGTTAGAAAGGCAATGGTTGATGGAAACTACTATCAGGCGATGAATGAGTATCAGGAAATAATAGAAGAGAATCAATCGGCCGAAAATCTTTTTGACCTGGCCGGTGTATACAGTCGCCTCGGTTTTCTTGGTAAGGAGGCTGCTTTATATGAAATACTGAAAAAAGAAAGCCCTGGATATCCGGATCTGGATGAAGCCAGCCAACGAAACAGTCTTAAAAGACTCCCCCAGATAGCGCCTTTCTTTTCAATGGATGCAAAGGATGAACGGGAAGAACATTATGATATCAGGCAGAGAAGTGGTGGAATTCAAGCATGGTTTATGCCTTCCTTTAACCATGAAATCCTGTTTAATGCAAAACGAAGCTATAGCGAATCTTTAGATGTGGAGGATGACCTCTGGCACGATCACCTTGAGGCAATATTGAAATGGAGTCCTATTTATGACTTGGATTTCAAAGTTGCCCTGGGCGTTGCCAGTCCAGATGACTATTACAGCAACACATTTCTCTATGATTTTCAGGTGAATGGTAGAATAGGGGATGGTGTTCGTGGATATCTGGGAGTATCACAGAATATTGTTGAAGACAGTGTTGAGGCCTTGAAAAAAGGTATTAATGAGAAAGGGTACGTTGCAGGAGTACGTCTTGATCTGCTGCCTCGTCTTTTTGGTGGTGCTGATTATCTCTTTACTGAATATTCGGATGGGAACTATCAAAATCGTTACGAGCTGTGGAGTTCATACATTATCCATTCTGAGCCGACATTGTTACAGTTTCGTTATGGTTACGAGTATTCCCATAATGGTGAAGGGAACAGGCCTAAGGATTATAACTACCCTTCAGGTTTTTCGGTTTTAGATCACCCGTACTGGAGTCCCAGGGAGTACTGGCAGCATCTATTTACTCTATCTTTTGAACATCAGTTAGCGGACGATATCCTTGGGCGTGGTGCACCAAGTTATTACACAATTGAATATTCCTTTGGCTATGAAATGGGCGGATATGATAATCATGAGGTCAAAGCACAGATTTTTCTTGAAATGAGTCGTCATTTTTTATTAAATGGCAGGGTTGAATACATATCAGGAGCAGATGTTCAGAATATTGGTTTTGTCGGCTCTGTGATTTATCGCTGGTAA